The Panacibacter microcysteis DNA window TTAGCAGCCTGTTGCAGTGTATATTCCTGGCCATCTACCTCCACAGTCATTTTACCCGCAATAACGCCAAACTGCTGCTGCATTACACTTAATTCTGCCTGTAGCGGAATATTTTCTTCCCTGAAAAGATCAATGCTTTTCTTTACGTTGCGCAGGTACGTAAAATATTTGTCCCTGTCCAGCTCTTTTGTAAAAGTGTTGTTGACCAGTTTTTTATTAAGCTGGTCTGCATAAGGTTGCAGTTTAGGCTGAATCTCCATGCAGAAATAGGTAAATGCTTCTTCCAGGTTTTTATCTGTTGTATCGCAGGTCATTCGAATCTGGCGCCAGCATGCATCTTCGCTTACAGCGGCTTCTGCTTCACTCATATCTTTAAGCCATTGTTCCAGTTCCTGCGCATTGTTTAGCGGGCGGTCGAGCAACTGTTTAAAATAAGGCTCCAGCGCATCCCATGTGGTAACTTTAAAATCTGCAGGCAGAAAATGTCTTTCGGTTTTCTGTATATCGGCACTCAGTTGCATAATTAAATCCTCCTCTTCTTAATGGAAATAATATTGAATATTTATGTACCTGGCTTTTGAATAACGATTGAGCTGCTGTTGCGTCGCACACTTGTGCTGCATATGGTATGGCAGCGGCTCCGGGTGCATCTTCGTTTGTTAGCGTTGTACATTAAAATGCTGCGTTGGTGGTGTATGAGCCATTGATTACTGGTGATGGTGTGTTTCCCCTGGAATGTCGTTTTTGCAGCAGCTATGTACAATAAAACAATAAATGAGCAGAATAAAGGTTCTGCTCATTTACATATAATGGTTATTCTTCTGTTTTCTTTTTCTTCGGTGTGGCTTTTTTCTTTGGTGCTTCTTCCGCTGCAGCGGCGTCTTCTGCCACAGCTTCTTTCTTTTTGGCAGCTTTTTTGGCTGGCTTTTCCTTTTCTGCTTCCGGTGCAGTTGCTTCTACCGGCGCAGTTTCCTCTTCGGTAGTTTCATCTTCAGCTTCAAACTCCCGCAGCTTTATTTCTACATCGTTTTTCTTTAGAATGGCAAACCACTTTACCATTTTCTTCATATCGCTGGCATACACCCTGTCAAAATCAAGATCAGGGTAAACCTTGCCAAAATAAGCCTTTATGGCTGCCGCATCTTTTTCCGATGGCAAAGCCTCCGTACTTGCTTCCATGGCATTAAAAACATCTACCAGGTTTACATTTTCCCTGATGGTGTACACTTCTATACTTTCCAGGTGCGAAAAGCTATGCTGGCGGGAGGAAACAAATTTTGTGCTTTTATCATCTAGCGATCTTACGATAGCGCCATCTGCTTTACTGGTCAGCAATTCGAACAAACCACCAAGGCCTGTTACACTAATTAATTTACTATATTCCATTGATCTCTTTTTTAAAAACGAGGATGCAAAATAAAGGAAAAAAGGTTTGCCTGCGGCAAAGAGTATTTGAAACACCGGCCATCATATAAAAAAATGATGCATGTACCCTTTAAAAAAATCCCGGCTGCCTGTTGCCTTCCCGGTATAATGCATATAACTTATACAGTTGTTTTACCAAGTATATCATTTTATGCAAAGGGTAAAGTGATGATTATGAACTACTGCACCAAAAGCCTGTGTGTGCTGTAGCGGAGATGCGCCCGGAGCTGTTGAAAAAAGCTATGCTGTACAAGAGTGCGACGCAACAGGCGATGCCATAAAATACAACAGCCGGGCTCATAAAACTAACTTGTGCCCGGCTACCTCTTAAGTTGCTAAAATACCTGCTCAACAAAAAACTTTTCCTGCTCAACTTCAAATTTTTCTAAATTTCCGGTTACAAGTACACTTTCTGCCCATACATATAAATGTTCACCGCATGGAGATTGCTCAAAGTTACACTGACCCGGAACTTATCAGTGCTTTAAAAAATGACAGGGAAATGAATGCGGCGATACGCTTTATTTACCGCAATTATTATGGTTTGCTGGAGAATTATATTGTTAATAACAATGGTTCCAAAGACGACGCAGCAGATATAATACAGGAAACTATTGTTGCTTTTATTGAAATAGTGGAGGAGAACAGGTTCAGGGGAGAATCGAGTGTAAAATCTTTCCTCTATTCTATAACCCGAAACCTCTGGCTTACCGAACTGAGGCGTAAAAACAGCGCTGACAACCGTAACAAAGTTTTTGAAAAAGCAAAAGATACCACGGAGCAGGAAGCCGTTCAACACCTGATCAAAAAGGAATATTACAATGCCATACAGGCGCTTTTTGAAAAACTGGGAGATAAATGTAAACAACTGCTGATGCTGGTGTATTATGAAGATCTCTCGATGAGAGATATTGTTGAAAAAATGCCGGATTACCAGAATGAACAGGTGCTTCGCAACAAAAAATACAAGTGCATGAAGCAACTGGAACAAATGATACAGGACAACGATCAGTTAAAAACACAATTTAAAAATGCTTTGAAAAATGCAGGATAATTCTACATACGACATTATTGAAACGCTTACCCGGTACGTGGATGATGAGATGGATGAGGCGGAAAAAGCTGCAACAACATCTATGATCAACAATGATGCTGAAGTAAAAGAACGTTACGAAAACCTGCTTGCCGCAAAAAGGGCCATCAGGTCTAAAGGGCTGAAAGAAAGAGTACACGCAATACATCTTGCATATGCCAATGAAATTGCACAACCGGAAGTGGCCAAAATAGTAAAGCCTTCGTTTGGTATAAAAATGATGATGCGCATAGCCGCTGTGCTTATATTGGTTGTGGCAGGCATGGGCGTGTACACATACAGCACCACAAACAATGAAAATGTTTTTGAAGAAAATTTTACAGGTTACCAGTTGCCGGTAAACAGGGGTGCAGGCCAGTTTACAAACATAGACTCTTTATACGCCGGCGGTGCATACGAAGCAGTAATTGATGCGGTGAACAAAACACAGATTAAAACACGGCAGGCATATTTTCTGGCGGCACAGGCTTACCTGCTTACCGGTAACCCTGCCGGGGCTATCACAGCTTTTAAAAATGTAGAGCAATTAAACAGTAGTGCCACAGACCAATATTTTGTACAGGAAACAGATTATTACCTGGCACTTGCTTATATAAAAATGAATGACATTACGAATGCCGAAAAGCAATTGGCAAAGATCTCTTCGAATCCGAAACATTTGTTTTACAGCAAAGCAAAGTCAATCAGCAATACAACCCTCACCATTCTGAAGTGGAAGCAATAAACAAAGTGCACAATGATTTTCATCAACGCTTATGCTGCAGCTTTTCTCCTTGATTTCTGAAAGGCAAGCAGGACAATAACAGCAACCAATACTACAACAACCCACAGCCAGTATGCCGGCGATTGTTGCTGCACATCGCCGATAAAAATAAGGTTGCTCCAATATTGCGGTGAATGATACTGGCTCATGGACTCATCCTGCAACAAATCTACTTTAGCCTGCCGCAATGCTGCTGCGTAAGTATAACCTTTTGCGGTGTAACCATAAAACCTGTTGCTGATGTATGCGGTAGTTTTATCTTCTGCTTTCCATAATGAAGTGATGATATTGGGACACCCGGCAAATGCAAACGCCCTTGATAAACTGAGCGCGCCTTCACTCTGAGATATCTTACCACTGCCTGTTTCGCATGCACTAAGAAAAACAAGGTCTGTTTTTGTCAACTGCATGTTGTACAATTCATGCGCGAAGACTTTATACCCGGTATCTTTTGTATTGTTGTTAAAAAAAGCAATAAACGATTGCGAAGGTTCATTGTAATTAACGGCGGCATGCGTGGCAAGGTGGATAGCGTGTGCCCCTGGTGCCCTGGTAAGAAAATGCTCCTTCGTTGCTGCTGTATCTACAAAACGATTACCAGCCGGAAAATCATTAATTTCTTCTTTGGAAGAAGGAAGCACCTGCAGGCCGTGGCTGCCGGCACTTGCAAAAGGCGCAAAAGCAATGCTGTTATTTTTATCAAAGCTTTCCACGGAGTTGTGTAAAAACGGAAGCGCATATTGGTAAGTAATGCTAAAACGCTCAAGCAAATATTTGCCATCAACATCTTCAAAAGCTTCAAAAGGAATATTGATCAGTTCCTTATCCGGTATTATAATGATATGGTCTATACCTGCAAGATGATCTGCCAGTGGTTTAATAAGCTGAGCATACAAATACCTGGCATTGGCATTGTTATACAGCTTACCAGGTGTTACTCCTGTCAGCTCATTGATGTAATTTTCAATAGCCGCAAATAACAGTGAATCTTTGGAAAGATCCTCTTCGATAATCGCGTCATGTTTTACCAGAAAAGCCTTCAGGGTGTTTGACCCGCTGTAATAACAAATTGCGGCAGAGTTGGCATTGAGTACGTTTTGTTGAATAAGATCGATGTTTACATTGTCTGCCGCAAACTTTTGCTGATAATAAGCCGGGAATTTTTTGTATTCATTTTGCAGGGATTGAAGTTGCAACGCACTCGTGTTGATTGCAGACAGCAACTCATTCTGGCTGCTGCTGTCAGTTGTTTGCTGTAGCTGCAACTGCATTCTCGATAACCCTATTTTTAAGTTCTTTTCTCTTTGCAACAACGAATCCGGCAATCCTGCATAACTTTTGATCCTGTTCTCTTTCAGGCCGATGGCCAGCGAGGTAGCCCTGCTTTCGCTGATCCACTCAAGGGCATGTTTTACCAGCCGCGAATCATTTTTTGTATTGGCTGCAATAATGAAATCTACGGCTGCCCGGTATGCGTCAACAACTTTATCTGCTATAAACAGGCGTGCTTCGTCGTTATCTATCGATTTTTTAATATAATCTGCCAGTGCAAACGCCGAATCAAAAGTACTCCTGGCCGCATCAAAGAACTGCCCGGTTTTGTTTTGTGTATATAAGCGTGTAAAACATATTGCTTTTGCTGTCAATGCATCGAACAGATCATAACTGGCAAAGTCTCCAATAAAATTTCCGGGATTGGCATACACATTAGTGTCGTTAAACTTAAAGCTATGCTGGATCAACGATTGCTGGTAGTACTTT harbors:
- a CDS encoding DUF5606 domain-containing protein, with the translated sequence MEYSKLISVTGLGGLFELLTSKADGAIVRSLDDKSTKFVSSRQHSFSHLESIEVYTIRENVNLVDVFNAMEASTEALPSEKDAAAIKAYFGKVYPDLDFDRVYASDMKKMVKWFAILKKNDVEIKLREFEAEDETTEEETAPVEATAPEAEKEKPAKKAAKKKEAVAEDAAAAEEAPKKKATPKKKKTEE
- a CDS encoding RNA polymerase sigma factor, which translates into the protein MEIAQSYTDPELISALKNDREMNAAIRFIYRNYYGLLENYIVNNNGSKDDAADIIQETIVAFIEIVEENRFRGESSVKSFLYSITRNLWLTELRRKNSADNRNKVFEKAKDTTEQEAVQHLIKKEYYNAIQALFEKLGDKCKQLLMLVYYEDLSMRDIVEKMPDYQNEQVLRNKKYKCMKQLEQMIQDNDQLKTQFKNALKNAG
- a CDS encoding tetratricopeptide repeat protein, with product MQDNSTYDIIETLTRYVDDEMDEAEKAATTSMINNDAEVKERYENLLAAKRAIRSKGLKERVHAIHLAYANEIAQPEVAKIVKPSFGIKMMMRIAAVLILVVAGMGVYTYSTTNNENVFEENFTGYQLPVNRGAGQFTNIDSLYAGGAYEAVIDAVNKTQIKTRQAYFLAAQAYLLTGNPAGAITAFKNVEQLNSSATDQYFVQETDYYLALAYIKMNDITNAEKQLAKISSNPKHLFYSKAKSISNTTLTILKWKQ
- a CDS encoding CHAT domain-containing protein, with protein sequence MRHKLFFLPVALLLLVFSVLQSQDERDEQSLYVLFDKAETLFNGVATAETDSVALQYYRTITQKLQPSVKTAPLLYDAHERAGILMQGLGYNSTNVLQEYYAALEVLNRFKLTDSIAFRLYLSAGNMYYTEGSFDSSLYYLRNAEDVITRYPDAGLAGDLYNSLGALYSESGDYMQSGYYFKKALEVTEQTRPDLKEAIFAMSANIAAAVRFSGNLDSAIHLYTALIDPTGPSLPVLNNLGGIYLTRHMPDSALYYLSKARNIDGNYAINFYNSLARAYLQKRSTDSAMFYLNKASETYRQKPAGQKNNYYGATCKYFGDMYVQQQNYTAALKYYQQSLIQHSFKFNDTNVYANPGNFIGDFASYDLFDALTAKAICFTRLYTQNKTGQFFDAARSTFDSAFALADYIKKSIDNDEARLFIADKVVDAYRAAVDFIIAANTKNDSRLVKHALEWISESRATSLAIGLKENRIKSYAGLPDSLLQREKNLKIGLSRMQLQLQQTTDSSSQNELLSAINTSALQLQSLQNEYKKFPAYYQQKFAADNVNIDLIQQNVLNANSAAICYYSGSNTLKAFLVKHDAIIEEDLSKDSLLFAAIENYINELTGVTPGKLYNNANARYLYAQLIKPLADHLAGIDHIIIIPDKELINIPFEAFEDVDGKYLLERFSITYQYALPFLHNSVESFDKNNSIAFAPFASAGSHGLQVLPSSKEEINDFPAGNRFVDTAATKEHFLTRAPGAHAIHLATHAAVNYNEPSQSFIAFFNNNTKDTGYKVFAHELYNMQLTKTDLVFLSACETGSGKISQSEGALSLSRAFAFAGCPNIITSLWKAEDKTTAYISNRFYGYTAKGYTYAAALRQAKVDLLQDESMSQYHSPQYWSNLIFIGDVQQQSPAYWLWVVVVLVAVIVLLAFQKSRRKAAA